Proteins encoded within one genomic window of Candidatus Eisenbacteria bacterium:
- a CDS encoding acyl-CoA dehydrogenase family protein, with protein MGELDTFREDTRRWLEANAPASMRTPPRAAEDLCWGGRKGKYPDDVRRWLAVMAERGWTAPTWPREYGGGGLSKDEAKILAEEMAKLRIRPALMGFGLTMIGPLLLQAGNEEQKREHIPKIVRGEIRWCQGYSEPGAGSDLAGLQTRAVRDGDHFVVNGQKVWTSYGEKADWMFLLVRTNTEKKHAGISFLLMDMETPGVVARPIKLISGASPFCETFLTDVRVPVRNVVGEIDQGWNIAKMLLRFERNMIADVFKERDDRSRVLRLARKYVGPQEGQLRDPVLRDQITQVELDQLALDLTLSRSRDRLKAGQPPGPETSIFKLYGTELNQRRRELMIALAGPQGLGWEGPGFSEDELTMTRDWLRSRGNTIEGGTSEIQLNIIAKQVLGLPD; from the coding sequence ATGGGGGAGCTCGATACGTTTCGCGAGGACACCCGCCGTTGGCTCGAGGCAAACGCCCCGGCGTCGATGCGCACGCCGCCGCGCGCCGCCGAGGACCTCTGCTGGGGCGGTCGCAAGGGCAAGTATCCCGACGACGTGCGGCGCTGGCTCGCCGTCATGGCCGAGCGCGGCTGGACGGCCCCGACCTGGCCGCGCGAATACGGCGGCGGCGGCCTCTCGAAGGACGAAGCCAAGATCCTCGCCGAGGAGATGGCGAAGCTCCGCATCCGCCCCGCGCTCATGGGCTTCGGCCTCACCATGATCGGACCGCTCCTGCTCCAGGCCGGCAACGAGGAGCAGAAGCGCGAGCACATCCCGAAGATCGTGCGCGGCGAGATCCGCTGGTGCCAGGGCTACTCCGAGCCCGGCGCCGGCTCGGACCTGGCCGGCCTCCAGACGCGCGCCGTGCGCGACGGCGACCACTTCGTCGTGAACGGGCAGAAGGTGTGGACGTCGTACGGCGAGAAGGCCGACTGGATGTTCCTGCTCGTACGCACGAACACCGAGAAGAAGCACGCGGGCATCAGCTTCCTCCTGATGGACATGGAGACGCCCGGGGTCGTCGCGCGGCCGATCAAGCTCATCAGCGGTGCATCGCCGTTCTGCGAGACGTTCCTCACCGACGTACGGGTGCCCGTCCGCAACGTCGTCGGCGAGATCGACCAGGGCTGGAACATCGCGAAGATGCTCCTGCGCTTCGAGCGCAACATGATCGCCGACGTGTTCAAGGAGCGCGACGACCGCTCGCGCGTGCTGCGGCTCGCCCGCAAGTACGTCGGGCCGCAGGAGGGCCAGCTCCGCGATCCCGTCCTGCGCGACCAGATCACGCAGGTCGAGCTCGACCAGCTCGCACTCGACCTCACGCTCTCACGCTCGCGCGACCGGCTGAAGGCCGGGCAGCCGCCGGGACCCGAGACGTCCATCTTCAAGCTCTACGGCACCGAGCTGAACCAGCGGCGACGCGAGCTCATGATCGCGCTCGCGGGCCCGCAGGGCCTCGGCTGGGAGGGACCCGGCTTCAGCGAGGACGAGCTCACGATGACGCGCGACTGGCTGCGCTCGCGCGGCAACACGATCGAGGGCGGCACCTCGGAGATCCAGCTGAACATCATCGCCAAGCAGGTGCTTGGCCTTCCGGACTGA
- a CDS encoding rhodanese-like domain-containing protein: protein MKHAPGFLRLVEDARARVRECSVADVKRRLDAGEQFHLVDVREHEEWERGHLPGARHLCKGIIERDVEAAIPDPNADIVLYCGGGFRSALAADNLQKMGYTRVVSMDGGWRGWTEAGYPTARD, encoded by the coding sequence ATGAAGCATGCGCCGGGGTTTCTGCGACTGGTCGAGGACGCGCGGGCGCGCGTGCGGGAGTGCAGCGTCGCGGACGTGAAGCGGCGGCTCGACGCGGGCGAGCAGTTCCATCTGGTCGACGTGCGGGAGCACGAGGAGTGGGAGCGTGGGCACCTGCCGGGCGCGCGACATCTCTGCAAGGGCATCATCGAGCGCGACGTCGAGGCGGCGATCCCCGATCCGAACGCGGACATCGTGCTGTACTGCGGCGGCGGGTTCCGTTCGGCGCTCGCGGCCGACAACCTGCAGAAGATGGGCTACACGCGCGTCGTCTCGATGGACGGCGGCTGGCGAGGCTGGACGGAGGCGGGCTACCCGACCGCGCGGGATTGA
- a CDS encoding VOC family protein — MRLVGVRIGAPDARRAVEAYTALLGVAPAEVASGRQRLQLGRGAVEIEAGEPGVHAVLFAPDGPDDRWPADPAASHGLTIVVETPPQVTSRALAADAAVAIDHVVVFTPDPARAIALWRDARGLRLAFDREFLERRVRLMFFRSGGLTFEFACALPPPDDASGPDRFYGVSYRVPNLASRRATLLAEGFDVSEIRTGNKKGTRVASVRSGTAEVPTLLLEEEARDE; from the coding sequence ATGCGTCTCGTCGGAGTCCGGATCGGCGCGCCAGATGCGCGCCGCGCGGTGGAAGCGTACACCGCGCTGCTCGGCGTCGCGCCGGCCGAGGTGGCGTCGGGTCGGCAGCGCCTCCAGCTCGGGCGCGGCGCCGTGGAGATCGAGGCCGGCGAGCCCGGCGTCCACGCCGTCCTCTTCGCGCCCGACGGGCCGGACGACCGCTGGCCCGCCGATCCCGCCGCGTCGCACGGGCTCACCATCGTCGTCGAGACGCCGCCGCAGGTGACGTCGCGTGCGCTCGCAGCCGACGCCGCCGTGGCGATCGACCACGTGGTCGTCTTCACGCCCGATCCGGCGCGCGCGATCGCGCTCTGGCGCGACGCACGCGGCCTGCGCCTGGCGTTCGATCGCGAGTTCCTCGAGCGCCGGGTCCGGCTCATGTTCTTCCGCTCGGGCGGGCTCACGTTCGAGTTCGCCTGCGCGCTGCCGCCACCCGACGATGCGAGCGGACCCGACCGCTTCTACGGCGTCAGCTATCGGGTGCCGAATCTGGCCTCGCGCCGCGCGACGCTGCTCGCGGAGGGGTTCGACGTGAGCGAGATCCGCACCGGCAACAAGAAGGGCACGCGCGTCGCCAGCGTGCGATCGGGTACCGCCGAGGTGCCGACGCTCCTGCTCGAGGAGGAGGCGCGCGATGAGTGA
- a CDS encoding SDR family NAD(P)-dependent oxidoreductase, with amino-acid sequence MSTNDLAGRTAAVSGGASGIGRAVCLHLARAGADVAVLDVNVAGAETVAGEVRALGRRAVAAASDVARLESVEAAAGTVRSALGAVHILVNSHGISGFGTLPGMSEADWSRMLDVHLTGTFRACKVFVGDMLAAAWGRIVNVSSVGGLRGGPMLIHYAAAKAGVIGFTKALAVDLGPKGITVNAIAPGLVETPMLAASGLPDAVRNATIASMPIRRLGTPDDIAAACMFLVSNDAGWFTGQVLSPNGGGHL; translated from the coding sequence ATGTCGACGAACGACCTGGCGGGACGCACGGCCGCGGTGAGCGGCGGCGCATCGGGCATCGGTCGCGCCGTGTGCCTCCACCTCGCGCGCGCCGGCGCCGACGTCGCGGTGCTCGACGTCAATGTCGCCGGTGCGGAGACGGTCGCGGGCGAGGTGCGCGCGCTCGGCCGGCGCGCCGTCGCCGCGGCGTCGGACGTCGCGCGGCTGGAGAGCGTCGAAGCGGCGGCGGGCACCGTGCGGAGTGCCCTCGGTGCCGTGCACATCCTCGTCAACAGCCACGGCATTTCGGGCTTCGGAACACTGCCGGGGATGAGCGAAGCCGACTGGTCGCGCATGCTCGACGTCCATCTCACCGGCACGTTCCGCGCCTGCAAGGTCTTCGTCGGCGACATGCTCGCCGCCGCCTGGGGCCGGATCGTGAACGTCTCGTCGGTGGGCGGCCTGCGGGGCGGCCCCATGCTCATCCACTACGCCGCCGCGAAAGCCGGCGTGATCGGCTTCACCAAGGCCCTCGCCGTCGACCTCGGTCCCAAGGGAATCACCGTAAACGCCATCGCCCCCGGCCTCGTCGAAACGCCCATGCTCGCCGCCTCCGGCCTCCCCGACGCCGTCCGCAACGCGACCATCGCCTCGATGCCCATCCGTCGCCTGGGAACGCCCGACGACATCGCCGCGGCGTGCATGTTCCTCGTCTCGAACGACGCGGGCTGGTTCACCGGCCAGGTCCTCTCGCCGAACGGCGGCGGGCACCTCTGA
- a CDS encoding MFS transporter has product MARTANTIFYGWWVLGASVVIELFGLGFGIFAITTVYPYVIQTFPDWPRTTVFLPTTIIITTTAVMSPITGVFIDRFPIRWLFVVGILVQTLGLYLFGRVTTPAEYGLASLLVGLGMSGVTILPNQVLVSRWFHDRVGLVNGVILAATAMGAAISPPLITRLIEASDWRTGFVWIAVLAFAAPMLVVLTIVRDRPSDMGLEPYGADPRSPGAVPQSGFTLGEAARTGTFWALAGMIFFGGIPCYSFNKHILVFLREAGFSPVAAADMKGLFFFVSGCSRLSFGWLCDRFDKRRTTLAHVALIALGYPLILAVPAHPQLLVPCLLVVGIGYGGLLPSIPILAVHLFGRRHLGTILGVYKIPYDVAAASAPLFTAWLYDLYGGYSVPERWNSAFAWTGLAIATVGLARRTLARSTATEPAG; this is encoded by the coding sequence ATGGCGCGGACGGCGAACACGATCTTCTACGGCTGGTGGGTGCTCGGCGCGAGCGTCGTGATCGAGCTCTTCGGGCTCGGCTTCGGCATCTTCGCGATCACCACGGTCTACCCGTACGTCATCCAGACGTTCCCGGACTGGCCGCGCACGACCGTTTTCTTGCCCACGACCATCATCATCACGACGACGGCGGTCATGTCGCCGATCACCGGCGTGTTCATCGACCGCTTCCCGATCCGCTGGCTCTTCGTCGTGGGCATTCTGGTGCAGACGCTCGGCCTCTACCTGTTCGGGCGCGTGACGACGCCGGCGGAGTACGGGCTGGCGTCGCTGCTGGTCGGGCTCGGGATGTCCGGCGTCACGATCCTGCCGAACCAGGTGCTCGTGTCGCGCTGGTTCCACGATCGGGTGGGGCTCGTGAACGGCGTCATCCTGGCCGCCACCGCGATGGGCGCCGCGATCTCGCCGCCGCTCATCACGCGTCTCATCGAGGCGAGCGACTGGCGCACGGGCTTCGTGTGGATCGCGGTCCTCGCCTTCGCGGCGCCCATGCTCGTCGTGCTGACGATCGTGCGCGACCGGCCCTCGGACATGGGACTCGAGCCCTACGGCGCGGACCCGCGGTCGCCCGGCGCCGTGCCGCAGAGCGGCTTCACGCTCGGCGAGGCGGCCCGCACGGGTACGTTCTGGGCGCTCGCCGGCATGATCTTCTTCGGCGGCATCCCCTGCTACTCGTTCAACAAGCACATCCTCGTCTTCCTGCGCGAGGCCGGGTTCTCGCCCGTCGCCGCCGCAGACATGAAGGGGCTCTTCTTCTTCGTGTCGGGGTGCTCGCGCCTCTCGTTCGGATGGCTCTGCGACCGCTTCGACAAACGCCGCACGACGCTCGCGCACGTGGCGCTCATCGCGCTCGGCTATCCGCTGATCCTCGCCGTGCCGGCGCACCCGCAGCTCCTCGTCCCCTGTCTCCTCGTGGTCGGCATCGGCTACGGCGGCCTGCTGCCGTCGATCCCGATCCTCGCCGTCCATCTCTTCGGCCGCCGTCACCTGGGAACGATCCTCGGCGTGTACAAGATCCCCTACGACGTCGCAGCGGCGTCGGCGCCGCTGTTCACGGCGTGGCTCTACGATCTCTACGGCGGCTACAGCGTGCCCGAGCGCTGGAACTCGGCGTTCGCGTGGACGGGGCTCGCGATCGCGACCGTCGGCCTCGCGCGGCGGACGCTCGCGCGTTCGACGGCGACCGAGCCGGCGGGCTAG
- a CDS encoding ATP-binding protein, giving the protein MRWLVAVLALGATACVPALPTDVRTFETARRLFSTAAAPPAPDAAGWEEVRLPEYWGTAVRRRAIEGWYHVALRLDAPPTEMWAVYLPRVGQTGDVWVNGVLVGDGGTSQSPLPRNWLRPQLFSVPDRLLRAGDNTVDVHVRTHIGAPGYMSRILVAPERALRPQYESVHWWQVSFAQIVAATTFTMGLLLLVVSVGRHLVGTPWLAAGFIVWSGSAADSFVHFIPVSEHLWEWATGVTQLWATILFAIGFQRGLGLRWLGREAALLALGVVASLVVFLLPPIHAFSGMLVTTMMAVGMAIYITRLLVRQGRGDGWAWRYFLVPAAVGIGFGVHDILAITTGLRFAGVLLSPFIPAVALVTSGWVLLARLVETLHETEALNRDLEQRVADKHRELERNYARLAELERERAVADERERLMRDVHDGVGGQLVSTLALVESGESAPDDVAESIRAALEDLRLVIDSLDPSENDLLSVLGTVRSRLEPRLARYGLRFAWHVTDLPPIPGFGPEMALQAMRIVQEAVTNVVKHAHARTVTVSTGECAAPDGRAGVFVEVQDDGCGVVAGAPRGRGLTNMARRASRLGGAVDVRSDGAGTTVRLWLPCAA; this is encoded by the coding sequence GTGCGGTGGCTCGTGGCGGTACTCGCCCTCGGCGCGACGGCTTGCGTGCCCGCGCTGCCGACCGACGTGCGGACCTTCGAGACGGCGCGCCGGCTCTTCAGCACCGCGGCGGCACCGCCCGCGCCGGACGCGGCGGGGTGGGAGGAGGTCCGGCTTCCCGAATACTGGGGCACGGCGGTACGCCGGCGCGCGATCGAGGGATGGTATCACGTCGCACTTCGCCTCGACGCGCCGCCCACGGAGATGTGGGCGGTCTATCTGCCGCGCGTCGGCCAGACCGGCGACGTGTGGGTGAACGGGGTGCTGGTCGGCGACGGCGGCACGTCGCAGAGCCCGCTGCCGCGCAACTGGCTCCGGCCGCAGCTCTTCTCGGTGCCGGATCGGCTGCTGCGCGCCGGCGACAACACGGTCGACGTGCACGTGCGGACCCACATCGGTGCGCCCGGCTACATGTCCCGGATCCTCGTCGCCCCCGAGCGCGCGCTGCGGCCGCAATACGAGTCGGTCCACTGGTGGCAGGTGAGCTTCGCGCAGATCGTCGCAGCGACGACGTTCACGATGGGGCTGCTTCTGCTCGTCGTGTCCGTCGGGCGTCACCTCGTCGGCACGCCGTGGCTCGCGGCGGGATTCATCGTGTGGTCGGGGTCGGCCGCCGACTCGTTCGTGCACTTCATTCCGGTGTCGGAGCATCTCTGGGAGTGGGCGACCGGCGTCACGCAGCTCTGGGCGACCATCCTGTTCGCGATCGGCTTCCAGCGCGGCCTCGGGCTCCGCTGGCTCGGGCGCGAGGCGGCCCTGCTCGCGCTCGGTGTGGTCGCGAGCCTCGTCGTCTTCCTGCTTCCGCCGATCCACGCCTTCTCGGGGATGCTCGTGACCACGATGATGGCGGTCGGCATGGCGATCTACATCACGCGCCTGCTCGTCCGGCAGGGGCGAGGCGACGGATGGGCGTGGCGGTACTTCCTGGTGCCGGCGGCGGTCGGCATCGGCTTCGGCGTGCACGACATCCTCGCGATCACGACCGGCCTCCGCTTCGCCGGCGTGCTGCTCTCGCCGTTCATCCCCGCTGTGGCGCTCGTCACCTCCGGCTGGGTGCTCCTCGCGCGCCTCGTCGAGACGCTGCACGAGACCGAAGCGCTCAATCGCGACCTCGAGCAGCGCGTCGCCGACAAGCACCGGGAGCTCGAGCGCAACTACGCGCGGCTGGCGGAGCTCGAGCGCGAGCGCGCGGTCGCCGACGAGCGCGAGCGCTTGATGCGCGACGTGCACGACGGCGTCGGCGGGCAGCTCGTCTCGACCCTCGCCCTGGTCGAGAGCGGCGAGTCTGCGCCGGACGACGTCGCGGAGTCGATCCGGGCCGCGCTCGAGGACCTGCGGCTCGTGATCGATTCGCTCGACCCGTCCGAGAACGACCTCCTGTCCGTGCTCGGCACGGTGCGCAGCCGTCTCGAGCCCCGCCTCGCGCGCTACGGGCTTCGCTTCGCCTGGCACGTGACCGATCTGCCGCCGATCCCCGGCTTCGGTCCCGAGATGGCGCTCCAGGCGATGCGCATCGTCCAGGAGGCGGTGACGAACGTCGTGAAGCACGCTCACGCCCGCACGGTCACGGTGAGCACCGGCGAGTGCGCGGCGCCGGACGGGCGCGCGGGCGTCTTCGTCGAGGTGCAGGACGACGGCTGCGGCGTCGTCGCGGGTGCGCCGCGCGGGCGCGGGCTCACGAACATGGCGCGCCGCGCGAGTCGACTCGGCGGGGCCGTCGACGTCCGCTCGGACGGCGCGGGTACGACGGTCCGGCTCTGGCTCCCCTGCGCGGCATAG
- a CDS encoding enoyl-CoA hydratase, with the protein MSEFGVDVERDGDGVAWVVLRNPGKLNAVRLEMWQAIPGAIAALVADPQVRVVVLRGHGGEAFASGADISEFATHRKDAASAAAYEAVTADAFAALIACEKPVVAMMQGVCIGGGLAIAVSADLRIAADDTKMALPPARLGLGYHLAGVERVVEIVGPSVAAEMFFTARQYTADEALAVGLVNRVVPKADLLSFTRRYVSDIAQNAPLTIRAAKRAIGEVQRDPSQRDAATVARMIAACFQSRDYAEGVRAFQEKRRPKFEGR; encoded by the coding sequence ATGAGTGAGTTCGGCGTCGACGTCGAGCGCGACGGCGACGGCGTCGCGTGGGTGGTGCTCCGCAATCCGGGCAAGCTGAACGCCGTGCGCCTCGAGATGTGGCAGGCGATCCCGGGCGCGATCGCCGCCCTGGTCGCCGATCCGCAGGTGCGGGTCGTCGTGCTGCGCGGGCACGGCGGCGAGGCGTTCGCATCGGGCGCCGACATCTCGGAGTTCGCGACCCACCGCAAGGACGCGGCATCGGCGGCGGCGTACGAGGCCGTGACGGCCGACGCCTTCGCTGCGCTCATCGCCTGCGAGAAGCCGGTGGTCGCGATGATGCAGGGCGTGTGCATCGGCGGCGGCCTCGCGATCGCCGTCTCGGCCGATCTTCGCATCGCCGCCGACGACACGAAGATGGCTCTCCCGCCCGCGCGCCTCGGCCTGGGCTACCACCTGGCCGGCGTCGAGCGCGTGGTCGAGATCGTCGGCCCCTCGGTCGCCGCCGAGATGTTCTTCACGGCCCGCCAGTACACCGCCGACGAAGCGCTCGCCGTTGGCCTCGTGAATCGCGTCGTCCCGAAAGCGGACCTGCTGAGCTTCACCCGACGCTACGTCTCCGACATCGCCCAGAATGCGCCGCTGACGATCCGCGCCGCCAAACGTGCCATCGGGGAAGTGCAGCGCGATCCTTCCCAGCGCGACGCCGCGACGGTCGCTCGAATGATCGCCGCCTGCTTCCAGAGTCGCGACTACGCCGAGGGCGTCCGCGCCTTCCAGGAAAAGCGCCGCCCGAAGTTCGAGGGCCGCTAG
- a CDS encoding DUF4079 family protein: MKTILVWVHPVLGLVATALATQGASLALRGRRLGPRGEPLRARHRALMPWVYALVLANFGGGVVSCWLWRDEEDLATSGHFTVGGVLVVLFTLGALLSRRIDTDPRARALHPWVGAAALLACGVQIFLGLQIVPH, from the coding sequence GTGAAGACGATCCTCGTCTGGGTGCATCCCGTCCTGGGCCTCGTCGCGACCGCGCTCGCCACGCAGGGGGCGAGCCTCGCGCTGCGGGGACGGCGCCTCGGCCCGCGCGGCGAGCCGCTGCGCGCGCGGCATCGCGCGCTCATGCCGTGGGTGTACGCGCTCGTCCTCGCGAACTTCGGCGGGGGCGTCGTCAGCTGCTGGCTCTGGCGCGACGAGGAGGACCTCGCGACGAGCGGGCATTTCACGGTCGGCGGCGTGCTGGTCGTCCTGTTCACGCTGGGTGCGTTGCTCTCGCGCCGCATCGACACCGATCCACGGGCGCGCGCGCTGCATCCGTGGGTCGGCGCGGCGGCGCTGCTCGCCTGCGGGGTGCAGATCTTCCTCGGCCTGCAGATCGTCCCGCACTGA
- a CDS encoding mechanosensitive ion channel family protein, which translates to MMDAVDKLRSRLDEIAPAWAGYSTAFGALVVLLILRRFIAPASRWRTRTPTLFLLLTMALRLAASMSIATGYWQAWGVLNLLSVLCLVVGLTGLAGVVVFDVALRRRPAPAVVRDLLQIMLVTAIFLGILSQHGFDPVSLAATGGVLTAVIGFALQSTIANVFAGVALPLERQLAIGDWIQVAGHTGHIREIRWRSTTIVTKDNDTVIVPNNQLLTTDVANYSRPTPAHRVWHHVGFHYRHPPNEVREMLLGAIHGLPGVLTDPAPDCFPVEFAESSVVYALRYWIDDFARSEPIDGEVRTRVWYAARRAGSEIPYPIRTIQQAPPAPSAEADEGTRLAALGRVDIFAPLDDACRHRLAVAMREQRFGAGEDIIRQDTPGDSLFIISRGEVGIHVGVDGSSRAIARLGPGQFFGEMSLMTGEPRQATVTAVTDTICYVIDQNAFRCVTSPAIVEEIAKILAERQTELEMNREGLGAEARARRMRDARSQLLRSIRDAFGL; encoded by the coding sequence ATGATGGACGCCGTCGACAAGCTGCGCAGCCGTCTGGACGAGATCGCGCCCGCGTGGGCGGGGTACTCGACGGCCTTCGGCGCGCTCGTCGTGCTGCTCATCCTGCGCCGCTTCATCGCGCCGGCGTCGCGCTGGCGGACCCGCACCCCCACCCTGTTCCTCCTGCTGACGATGGCGCTGCGTCTCGCGGCGTCGATGTCGATCGCAACCGGCTACTGGCAGGCGTGGGGCGTCCTCAACCTGCTGAGCGTCCTCTGCCTCGTCGTGGGCCTCACGGGCCTCGCCGGCGTCGTCGTCTTCGACGTCGCGCTCCGCCGCCGCCCCGCGCCCGCGGTCGTCCGCGATCTCCTGCAGATCATGCTCGTCACCGCGATCTTCCTCGGCATCCTGTCCCAGCACGGCTTCGACCCGGTCTCGCTCGCCGCGACCGGGGGCGTGCTCACCGCCGTCATCGGCTTCGCCCTCCAGAGCACGATCGCGAACGTGTTCGCCGGCGTCGCGCTGCCGCTCGAGCGCCAGCTCGCGATCGGCGACTGGATCCAGGTGGCGGGGCACACCGGGCACATCCGCGAGATCCGCTGGCGCTCCACGACCATCGTCACCAAGGACAACGACACGGTAATCGTTCCCAACAACCAGCTCCTCACGACCGACGTGGCGAACTACTCGCGCCCGACGCCGGCGCACCGCGTGTGGCATCACGTGGGATTCCACTACCGGCATCCCCCGAACGAGGTGCGGGAGATGCTCCTCGGAGCCATCCACGGCCTGCCCGGCGTGCTGACCGACCCCGCGCCCGATTGCTTCCCGGTGGAGTTCGCCGAGAGCAGTGTCGTCTACGCGCTGCGCTACTGGATCGACGACTTCGCCCGTTCGGAGCCGATCGACGGCGAGGTCCGCACCCGCGTCTGGTACGCGGCCCGGCGGGCGGGGTCGGAGATACCCTACCCCATCCGCACGATCCAGCAGGCGCCGCCCGCGCCGAGCGCCGAAGCGGACGAGGGCACCCGCCTGGCCGCGCTCGGGCGCGTCGACATCTTCGCGCCGCTCGACGACGCATGCCGGCACCGCCTGGCGGTCGCGATGCGCGAGCAGCGCTTCGGCGCCGGCGAGGACATCATCCGCCAGGACACGCCCGGGGATTCGCTCTTCATCATCAGCCGGGGCGAAGTCGGCATCCACGTCGGCGTCGACGGCAGCTCGCGGGCCATCGCGCGCCTCGGACCGGGGCAGTTCTTCGGCGAGATGTCGCTCATGACGGGCGAGCCACGGCAGGCGACGGTGACGGCGGTCACGGACACGATCTGCTACGTCATCGATCAGAACGCGTTCCGCTGCGTCACGAGCCCGGCGATCGTGGAGGAGATCGCGAAGATCCTCGCCGAGCGCCAGACCGAGCTCGAGATGAACCGCGAGGGCCTCGGCGCCGAAGCCCGCGCCCGCCGCATGCGGGACGCCCGCTCGCAGCTCCTTCGCTCGATCCGGGACGCGTTCGGGCTATAG
- a CDS encoding response regulator transcription factor — protein MAEYGVVLVEDDDLTRGRLARAIEGHPQLRLLGAAASCEEARRLFAREHPQVLITDLGLPDGDGVDLIREARRQSPDTLVLVITVFGDEQHVVAAIEAGAMGYLLKDGTADYIGTSILEMIAGGSPISPPIARYLLRRFRPAPEAATGESDTPRLSDREHEVLSLIVKGFSYAEIANLLGVSAHTVTTHVRGIYRKLEVHSRGEAVYEALAMGLVKLDE, from the coding sequence GTGGCCGAGTACGGCGTGGTCCTGGTCGAGGATGACGATCTCACACGCGGCCGCCTCGCCCGTGCCATCGAAGGGCACCCGCAGCTCCGCCTGCTCGGCGCGGCGGCGTCGTGCGAAGAGGCCCGGCGCCTGTTCGCGCGCGAGCATCCCCAGGTGCTGATCACGGACCTCGGGCTTCCCGACGGCGACGGTGTCGACTTGATCCGCGAGGCACGACGCCAGAGCCCCGACACGCTCGTCCTCGTCATCACCGTCTTCGGCGACGAGCAACACGTCGTGGCGGCCATCGAGGCGGGCGCGATGGGCTACCTCTTGAAGGACGGCACCGCCGACTACATCGGCACGTCGATCCTCGAGATGATCGCGGGGGGCTCGCCGATCAGCCCGCCGATCGCGCGCTATCTCTTGCGTCGGTTCCGTCCCGCGCCGGAGGCGGCGACCGGGGAGTCGGATACGCCCCGGCTCTCCGATCGCGAGCACGAGGTGCTGAGCCTCATCGTGAAGGGCTTCAGCTACGCCGAGATCGCGAACCTCCTCGGCGTCTCGGCGCACACCGTGACGACGCACGTGCGCGGCATCTACCGCAAGCTCGAGGTCCACTCGCGTGGCGAGGCCGTCTACGAGGCGCTCGCGATGGGGCTGGTGAAGCTCGACGAATGA
- a CDS encoding TIGR03619 family F420-dependent LLM class oxidoreductase, protein MRFGLFGVNFGACADPEVQRRVVVAAEEVGFESAWTGEHVALPVEGNPVPTPAETPFLDSVVALTRVAAMTTRMRLGTGILVLPHHNPILVAKTLASLDVLSGGRVIAGFAAGYAEPEFRALGVRFDRRGAITDEYLPAIRALWTDKVPRFQGRFARFDGIRFEPKPIQKPHPPIVVGGTAAPALARAARFGDGWYGFALTVAKTAAIVAELRRLRREVGRAHEPFEISLTTFEPLTTELVAEAERAGIDRLIAFPMVPAAELEAVVRELGRRLIRS, encoded by the coding sequence ATGCGGTTCGGTCTGTTCGGGGTCAACTTCGGAGCGTGCGCCGATCCGGAGGTGCAGCGCCGAGTGGTCGTGGCCGCGGAGGAGGTGGGCTTCGAGTCGGCGTGGACGGGCGAGCACGTAGCGCTGCCCGTCGAGGGCAATCCGGTCCCGACTCCGGCCGAGACGCCCTTTCTCGACTCGGTCGTCGCCCTCACGCGAGTGGCGGCGATGACGACGCGCATGCGGCTCGGCACCGGCATCCTCGTCCTCCCGCACCACAACCCGATCCTGGTTGCGAAGACGCTCGCGTCGCTCGACGTGCTCTCGGGCGGACGCGTCATCGCGGGCTTCGCAGCCGGCTACGCCGAGCCCGAGTTCCGGGCCCTCGGCGTACGGTTCGATCGCCGCGGCGCGATCACCGACGAGTACCTCCCGGCGATCCGTGCGCTGTGGACGGACAAGGTCCCACGCTTCCAGGGACGGTTCGCCCGCTTCGACGGCATTCGGTTCGAGCCGAAGCCGATCCAGAAGCCGCACCCGCCGATCGTCGTCGGCGGAACGGCGGCGCCGGCTCTGGCGCGCGCCGCACGCTTCGGCGACGGCTGGTACGGCTTCGCGCTCACGGTGGCGAAGACCGCCGCCATCGTCGCGGAGCTCCGGCGCCTTCGTCGCGAGGTCGGACGGGCGCACGAGCCGTTCGAGATCTCGCTCACGACCTTCGAGCCGCTCACCACCGAGCTCGTGGCCGAGGCGGAGCGCGCCGGCATCGATCGCCTGATCGCGTTCCCGATGGTGCCGGCCGCGGAGCTCGAGGCCGTCGTGCGGGAGCTGGGTCGCCGGTTGATCCGCTCGTGA